The following are encoded in a window of Urocitellus parryii isolate mUroPar1 chromosome 7, mUroPar1.hap1, whole genome shotgun sequence genomic DNA:
- the Wnt9b gene encoding protein Wnt-9b, with protein MERCTCDDSPGLESRQAWQWGVCGDNLKYSTKFLSNFLGPKRGSKDLRARADAHNTHVGIKAVKSGLRTTCKCHGVSGSCAVRTCWKQLSPFRETGQVLKLRYDSAVKVSSATNEALGRLELWAPAKPGSATKGLAPRPGDLVYMEDSPSFCRPSKYSPGTAGRVCSREASCGSLCCGRGYDTQSRLVAFSCHCQVQWCCYVECQQCAQQELVYTCKR; from the exons ATGGAGCGCTGCACCTGTGACGACTCCCCTGGCCTGGAGAGCCGGCAGGCCTGGcagtggggtgtgtgtggtgACAATCTCAAGTACAGCACCAAGTTCCTGAGTAACTTCCTGGGGCCCAAGAGAGGAAGCAAGGACCTGAGGGCACGGGCGGATGCCCACAACACCCACGTGGGCATCAAG GCCGTGAAGAGTGGCCTCAGGACCACCTGTAAGTGCCACGGCGTGTCGGGCTCCTGTGCCGTGCGCACCTGCTGGAAGCAGCTCTCGCCGTTTCGTGAGACGGGCCAGGTGCTGAAGCTGCGCTACGACTCGGCCGTCAAGGTGTCCAGCGCTACCAATGAGGCCTTGGGCCGTCTGGAGCTGTGGGCACCTGCCAAGCCAGGCAGCGCCACCAAGGGCCTGGCACCCCGGCCCGGGGACCTGGTGTACATGGAGGACTCCCCCAGCTTCTGCAGGCCCAGCAAGTACTCGCCGGGCACAGCGGGAAGGGTGTGCTCCCGGGAGGCCAGCTGTGGCAGCCTGTGCTGCGGGCGCGGCTATGACACCCAGAGCCGCCTGGTGGCTTTCTCCTGCCactgccaggtacagtggtgctgCTATGTGGAGTGCCAGCAGTGTGCGCAGCAGGAGCTCGTGTACACCTGTAAGCGCTAG